The Fibrobacterota bacterium genome contains the following window.
ACGGCCATATCTGGATCGCCACCAACGAAGGCGCGTGGAAATACACGCCCAAGCACACGAACGCCCAAGGCCGTCTGGAGGAGAAGAAGGAGGCCAACGGGGCCGCTCCCAAGCAGGATCTCCGCGCCGACTGGGTGCATTTCCATACCGGCAACGGCCTCACCGACAAGGACGTCTACGACGTGAAGGCGCAGGGCCCGGACGTCTGGTTCGTTACCGGAGCGGGCATCGAGCGGTATAACAGCGCCAAGTCCCAGGTGGGCTTCTTTTACGAAAGCCTGCTGCCGGTGCTGAACTTGCCGGATCTGTACCATGCCTTCATGGCCGCCACCTTCCCGGTGGAAGAATGGGGCACCGTAGGCGGCTTCATCAACTACGTCTCCTTCGGGAAGAATACCCAGACCAACGCGGACGCCACCGAAGGCCGCACCTTCGACTCTTATGAGCTCGTGGGGGCCCTGAGCTACGGCACCAAGCTGTCGAAAAACCTGGGGCTGGGCCTCAACGCGAAGTTCATCTATTCCGCGCTGGCGCAGGGGGTGACCTCCTCGGGCGAACGCACCGACGGCATCGCCATCAGTTACGCCGTGGACGCGGGCCTATTGTGGAAGAACATCCTGGTGAAAGGCCTTTCCGCGGCCCTGGTGCTGCAGAATATGGGCCCCGCGGTGTTCTACGTGGACCAGGCCCAGGCCGATCCCATCCCCTTTACCTGGAAGGTGGGCCTCGCCTACGAACTGCTGCATCTGCCCAATCACCGCATCACCGTCGCCGCCGACGCCAACCGCGAGGCGGTCTACCGCGAGGGCAACGACGCCTCGCCCGTCTACATCGGGGCCTGGAAGGATCTCGTATACCCTTACCAGGACAAGGATCATTCGGCCACCTCGGTCTTCCGCGAGAACATCCGCCAGACGGTATACAATACCGGCGTCGAATACGTGATCGCCAACGTGGTGGCCCTGCGCAGCGGCTACCTGTACGATTTCCGCGGGCAGCGTTACGAGTTGGACATGGGCGCGGGCTTCATGATCTCGGACATCCTGCAGGTGGATGGGACCTTCATCAAGTCCTTCGATAACGGCATCCGCAACAACCAGAAGCGCTTCAGCATGCTGCTGCGCTTCTGAGCCCCTCCCTTTACCGCATTCTCCAACGCATCGGCGGCCGGAACCCCGGACGCCGCTTCAAGCCCGCATCAGCCGCGAAAACGTAATCGTGAAATCGGTCCGGATACGGTTCGGGAAATCCGAAGGGGGAGCTTCGGAGCAACGCACCCCGCGCAGGTGGCGCCAATGCGCCCCCAGCCCGGGCTTTACCGATGCGACGTCGAAATCCGAACTGTCGAAATCCATGTCGACGCAGGCCCGAATGATCAAATCGTCGCCCTCTTTCGTGAAGCATTCATTGGTCTGCCGGAATCCGCCCACGGTCGAATCGCAGGATCGCCGCGGTTGCAGGTTGATGAAGCCGCTGTCCGGGCGGCCCAACTTGCCGGACACCACCGTGTCCCTTTGCTTATCGAAGTAGATATACCGGTACCGGGCGGTGAAACTCTCCCCGGCTAGTTGAAAGGTCATCGAGGGCCAAAGGGTATCATCGATGTCGATCCGGTAGTTGGCGATGAGATCGGCGGGCGAGGCGAAGGAATCGACGGCAACGTTGTTACGGTAAACCACGCTCCATCCCGTGATCATGGGATCGGCGTAAGCGGCGTCGTCGGGCCCCAGATCCGGACCGAGGCCGCAACCTGCCGCCAATAGGGCCATGGGTAGAATTCGCTTAAGCATGGGAATCATCCCCGAACCTCAATTCTCCATCAGTTTATTCCAGGCCGCCTTCCCCTCGCCGAACGTCCCATGGCCGATACGCGCGTTGAAATCCGCGTCGCTGCGGATCCCCTGGTTGGGCACGATATCCTGCAGCCACAGTTCGGCCAATTTCTCGAGTAGATCCACCTGCTCCTGCTTCACCGCGTCGATATCCATCTTCGTCAAGGCTTCGAATTCGTCGATGGACAGGGGCGGATTCTCCTTGCGCCAGCCCGGAAGCGACCAGCCTCCCGTGGCCTTATCGAGAACGGGACGGACGACGGGGCTTAGGCGCACGATGCATCCGTTCGCGATGACCTGATCTTCCCGGGTCGGCAAGGGTTGCCCTAAGGCCACGTGGGCGGTGAAGGAAGCGGAATCGGGAGGATCGTCGATAATGCTTTGCGCCAATTCGATCAGGTCGTTGATAAGGCCGGTGGTCTCCTGGTGTCGGATCAATTCCGGGTATTGGGGAAGGCGATGATCCCCCAGCGGCAACGATACCTGGCCGGTCCCCAGGCTGAGCGCCTGGATGGACTGCGGGCCGCCCTGGTACCAATCGGGATTCGACAGCACCTCGGTCACGGCAGCCAATAGGGGATTGTTGTAACCGCCGATGGCGCCGTCCCAGAACCGGCGGTTCGCGTACGAAGGGCTGGCCGGAAGGACCGCGGGCGTATCGAAGTAATTGACGGGCGCGTTGCTGGAAGCATGCACGGCTTCGGCCAGGAGCGGAGGCTTGCATGTGTCGAAGTTGGCCGCCAGGCTCTTGATGTCGGAGCGGAAGAAGACCGCCTTTTTACGATCGTAGTCGAACGCGGTGATCATGAGCCGAAGCTTGTTCTCGCCGCTCCCGGGCCAGGCTTGCGCGGAGACTTGGTCCAAGGACGTCCCGCCGAATCCGGCGAAGACCTTGCGGAGGCCGCTGTACTTGCGGCCGGCGGAATAGCGCGGGCCCATGCGCAAGGCGGTCTCCAATGCCTTGTCCACGAAATGATCCAGCCAGCCGACCTCGTAGAAGATGCTTTGCCGCGTCCCCTCATCCTTGAAGAGGCCGATGATTTGCGCCGGGGTCATGTTCTCGATCAGGCCGCCCAGCACGATGGCCCCGCCCGAAGTGGCGGCCGCGAAATCGAAATTGGAGAGGATGTCCCGGCCGGGGATGTCGCCGAAAAGCTTCTGCAAGGCCTTGGCCTGGATCATCGCCCAGCTTCCGCCACCGTCTAAGGAAAGGATCCGGAATTTTTTCCCTATGGGCATGCTCGCCTCCTTGGTCGCTTGACCGGAAGGAATCTAATCCCAAGCCTCATTCATCTGCAATGGGTGATTCCGGAACGAAACGACCGGCCGTGGTATCGCCGTGGCCGGCGAGGGCGGATTAACGCGCTCCCGCCAGCCGTCGGGCACGTAATAGACGGGTCCGCAGGGCCGCCGGGTTTCGCGGATGACCCAGAGCAGGGAATCGCCGGCAGCCGAATCCTTGCGGAACCGGTAGGTAAGCGCCGCTTCCCCGTTCTTGCGGAAGATCATCCCGTAACCATAACCCGTATCGATCTTATCCGAGTTGATGATGATCCAGGCGGTGTCGAGGTCGAGCGCCCCATTCCGGAACGGCGCCACGAAACCGACGCGGCTGGAGCCGTCCGGGGGAATCAACCCGTTCAAGGGGACGTTCTCCAGGGCCGAACGACGTACTTCGGCGAGATCGCGGTAACGCGAATGGTACAGGACGTAAAGCGCGGAGGGGAATTCCAAGGAATCCGCCTCCGAAGGCACGCGCGGATCGAGGCTGAACTCCAGGATGCCTTGATAGCCTTCCGCGTCGGCGAGGCGGTTGTAAACCTCTTCCCCGACCCGCACCTTGCCCGAGCTGTCCGCCCACATGAAGACCTGGAACCATCGGCCGGGCTGCTCGACGCCGTTCACGGATTCGAACTGGGTGAATTCGGTACAGGTCGAGACGAAAGAATCGGGCTCCAGGTAGTTCGCCCCCGGGATCGGGATCGGCGCGCCCCCGGTATCCAAGAAGCATGCGGACAGGAGTCCCGCCGCCGCGGCGAGCGGGAGCCGCAGACCCATCAAACCCGCAACTCCTCCTGATCCAGATCTTTCCAGTCGGCATGCTTCGCCAGAACCGGCTCCACCTCTTGCGCCAGGAATTCCCGGGTGATTTCCGGCGAACGGCCCACGTACTTGGCGGCGTCCAGAACCTCGCCCAAGACGTTCGCGTCCATCCCGAATTGCGGATCCTTCGCTATGCGTTCCATCAGATCGTTGTCCAGGCCCTCTTGCTTCACGCGTTTGGCCGCCGCCAGGGAGTGCTTGCGGATGGCCTCGTGCAGCTCTTGGCGATCGCCGCCCCGCTTCACCCCGGCCATCATGATGTTCTCCGTAGCCATGAAGGGGAGCTCGGCCATGACGTGGCGTTCGATCATTTTCGGATAGACCACCAGGCCCTGGCATACGTTCTCGGCCAGGATGAGCATGGCGTCCATCGCCAGGAAGGCCTGGGGCACCGCCAAACGCTTGTTGGCGGAATCGTCCAAGGTGCGTTCGAACCATTGCGTCGAAGCCGTGAACTCCGCGCTGGGCAGCATGGCCTGCACGAAGCGGGACAACGATCCGATGCGCTCGGCGCGCATGGGATTGCGCTTGTAGGCCATGGCGCTGGATCCGATCTGATCGGCCTCGAAGGGTTCTTCGATTTCCTTCAGGTGCTGCAACAGGCGCAGGTCGGTGGAGAACTTGGCCAGGCTCTGGGCCAGGCTGGAGAGCACGGCGAGCACGCGGCTGTCGAGCTTGCGCGTGTATGTCTGGCCGGAAACGGCGAGGCTGCGGGCGAAACCCGCTTTCTTGGTCACCGCGGCGTCGAGCGCCTTGACCTTGGCATGATCGCCGTCGAAGAGCTCCAGGAAGCTGGCCTGGGTGCCGGTGGTGCCCTTCACGCCCAGGAAGGGGAGGTTCGCTTCCACGAAAACGAGTTCCTCCAGATCGAGCAGGAGATCCTGGATCCACAGGGTGGCGCGCTTGCCCACCGTGGTCAACTGGGCGGGCTGGAAATGGGTGAAGGCCAAGGTAGGCATGCCTTGGTATTGGCGGGCGAAACCGGCGAGGGCGGAGACCACGCGTAAGGTTCGGCGGCGCACCAGGTCCAGGCCGGCGCGCATCTGGATCAAATCGGTGTTATCGGTGACGTAGGCGGAAGTGGCGCCCAGATGGATGATGCCCGCGGCCGTCTTCGCCTGCAGCCCGAAAGCATGCACGTGGGCCATGACGTCGTGGCGTACGGCCTTCTCCCGCTTTTCCGCCTCGGCGAAATTGATGTCCGTCTCGAAGGCCTTGAGTTCGGCGATCTGGGCTTCGCTGATGGGCAAACCCAACTCCCGTTCCGCCTCGGCCAGCCATATCCACAGCCGCCTCCAGGTCTGATGCTTGAATTGGGGCGAGAACAGGAAACCCATGCGCGCGGAGGCGTAGCGTTTGCTGAGGGGATTTTCGTACTGGCGGCTGTCGGTCATGGGGGCCAAAGGTAGCTCCGGGGCGGGGGTCGATCAAACGGGGTGGCTCGAAGTGTTTAATTTTCCCGCTCATGACGGTCCCTCCCGCGTCCCGGCTTTTCTTCACTTATGGAACCCTGATGCTCACCACCGGAATCGCCGCCGTGGACGATGCGATGCGCAAAGCGGGGACCTCCCTCGGGCGCGGCCACGTGCATGGGCATCTTTATGATCTGGGGGATTACCCGGGCGCGGTGACGGCGACGCCGGGCGATGGCGCCGGCGAGGATGGGCCGAAGGTGTGGGGGCATCTGCTCCGCCTGGACGATCCGGATGCGTTGTTTTCCGTTCTCGATCCGTACGAAGGGTTCGATGCCGGGAATCGGGCCGCTTCCGAATTCGTGCGGGATCGGGCGACCGTGGTTTTGACCGCGACAGGAGCATATTATGACGCGCAGATCTACTGGTACAACTTCACCGTGGCCGGGCGCGCGCTTATCGGGTCGGGGGATTATCTGGCGCATTGGGCCGCGAAGGGCAGGCCGCGCCAGGCGCGCATCCCCTAGCGGTTACGGGAGATCGCTTCGGCTTCGTCGCATGGACATGGGGATCGGAAAAGCATTGTTCATCTCCCTCGCCTCCCTACTGGCCGGATGCGGATACCACCGGGATCCTTGCGCCTCTAAGGGGTTATTCGATGAAGGCCCTTGCTACACCCAGAGCGAGCAGGGATATCGCGACATCGTGTGGATCGATTCGGCAGGCGCCCGCCACGCGATCGATCCCGCCGGCTACGTCAGCGAACTATCCGGATACCAATCCGATGGGTCCCATTCGGAAAGCCGGTTTGGCTTCTTTCTCGATCCCGCCGTCCGATCCGATGGTTGCAGGCTGGCGATTACCTACCACGATTCCGGGTCGTGGGCCACCGGGAAGGATACCGTCCGCGCGGGCGGCGTGCGGCTCCAGGGGTATCGCCCCGACGGCTATCCGCCTTGGAAGCCCGACGATGCCTGCGGTCGGATCGAGTTCCCGGATGGCATGGAGTGGATGGTCAAAACCAACAGCGAATCCTTTGCCGACGTCGAAGGCTCCGGGCACGGCCAGGACGAAACCTACAGAATGGGTATCCGCTGGGGACGCGAGCGCATGGAGGCGACCTATCATACCCGTTACTGGACGGTATTGACCCCCTAGACGCGCGAAAGCCCGGGGGCGCTCAGGACCCCCGGGCCCCGCGGCCTCCGCGGCCCCTGCCGCATCGCCGCTTGGCGTAACCGGAATGTTACCTTGGTTATGGCATTCCGGGCCTTACTTGGCCGTCTTTTTGGCGGAGGCAGAAGCCTGGGCGCCTTTCACGAGGCGGGCGATGTCGGCCTTGAACTGGGTTTCATCCACGCGCATCCCGTTCAAAAGGGTGCTCATCTCGCGGGTGAAGGCGGCCATGCCGATGGCTTCGGACAATTCCTCTTCGGTCGCGCCGTTGAGCTTGGCGAACTCGGTATGCGCGATGATGCAGTACTTGCACGGGATTTGCGCGGCCACCGCCAAGCCCACCAACTCCTTGTCCTTGCCCTTGAGATCGGTTCCGGGATTGAGCTGCACGTCCTTGAACAGGCGCCAGGCGCCGGCGCGGCCTTGATCCGGGAACTTGCGCAGGAACTCGGGAGCCAGCCCCAAGGTACGGCTGATGTCCTGGAGGGCGCTGGCGCCATCGGTCACCGCTACGGCCTTCCCGCTTTGTCCCGACGATCCTTTCTTCGCGTTGGCCACGATCTTGGCGATCTCGGAGCGGAACTTGCCCTCGTCCATCTGGTTCCCGTTCAAGACCGTGCTCCAATGCCGGGTGATGGCCGCCATGGAGACCGCTTCGCCCAGCTCGGCGTCGCAGGCCCCGTTGAGCTTGGCGAATTCGCTATGGGCCTCGATGCAATAGCGGCAGGGGATTTGCGCCGCCACTCCCAAGCCGATCAACTCCTTCTCTTTGCCCGAAAGGGCGGTCTTGGGGTTCATCTGCAATCCTTT
Protein-coding sequences here:
- a CDS encoding patatin-like phospholipase family protein, coding for MPIGKKFRILSLDGGGSWAMIQAKALQKLFGDIPGRDILSNFDFAAATSGGAIVLGGLIENMTPAQIIGLFKDEGTRQSIFYEVGWLDHFVDKALETALRMGPRYSAGRKYSGLRKVFAGFGGTSLDQVSAQAWPGSGENKLRLMITAFDYDRKKAVFFRSDIKSLAANFDTCKPPLLAEAVHASSNAPVNYFDTPAVLPASPSYANRRFWDGAIGGYNNPLLAAVTEVLSNPDWYQGGPQSIQALSLGTGQVSLPLGDHRLPQYPELIRHQETTGLINDLIELAQSIIDDPPDSASFTAHVALGQPLPTREDQVIANGCIVRLSPVVRPVLDKATGGWSLPGWRKENPPLSIDEFEALTKMDIDAVKQEQVDLLEKLAELWLQDIVPNQGIRSDADFNARIGHGTFGEGKAAWNKLMEN
- a CDS encoding adenylosuccinate lyase, coding for MTDSRQYENPLSKRYASARMGFLFSPQFKHQTWRRLWIWLAEAERELGLPISEAQIAELKAFETDINFAEAEKREKAVRHDVMAHVHAFGLQAKTAAGIIHLGATSAYVTDNTDLIQMRAGLDLVRRRTLRVVSALAGFARQYQGMPTLAFTHFQPAQLTTVGKRATLWIQDLLLDLEELVFVEANLPFLGVKGTTGTQASFLELFDGDHAKVKALDAAVTKKAGFARSLAVSGQTYTRKLDSRVLAVLSSLAQSLAKFSTDLRLLQHLKEIEEPFEADQIGSSAMAYKRNPMRAERIGSLSRFVQAMLPSAEFTASTQWFERTLDDSANKRLAVPQAFLAMDAMLILAENVCQGLVVYPKMIERHVMAELPFMATENIMMAGVKRGGDRQELHEAIRKHSLAAAKRVKQEGLDNDLMERIAKDPQFGMDANVLGEVLDAAKYVGRSPEITREFLAQEVEPVLAKHADWKDLDQEELRV
- a CDS encoding gamma-glutamylcyclotransferase; its protein translation is MTVPPASRLFFTYGTLMLTTGIAAVDDAMRKAGTSLGRGHVHGHLYDLGDYPGAVTATPGDGAGEDGPKVWGHLLRLDDPDALFSVLDPYEGFDAGNRAASEFVRDRATVVLTATGAYYDAQIYWYNFTVAGRALIGSGDYLAHWAAKGRPRQARIP
- a CDS encoding carboxymuconolactone decarboxylase family protein — protein: MDEGKFRSEIAKIVANAKKGSSGQSGKAVAVTDGASALQDISRTLGLAPEFLRKFPDQGRAGAWRLFKDVQLNPGTDLKGKDKELVGLAVAAQIPCKYCIIAHTEFAKLNGATEEELSEAIGMAAFTREMSTLLNGMRVDETQFKADIARLVKGAQASASAKKTAK